Proteins found in one Aneurinibacillus uraniidurans genomic segment:
- a CDS encoding PIN/TRAM domain-containing protein produces MVKRIIQLFFLLVGAGLGYQFGPRFLSFLESYAHMGSIPGTEYIGAVLGAVLFAVLMSWPTEYIVRTIKRSEETLIKLPITDVLFGAMGLIIGLIVAFLLFLPINSIPIPIVAKLLPLLVSVLCGYIGFQVGLRKRDEIMSVFSSNRSKGEKKKDEKQESDGTEYKILDTSVIIDGRIADICKTGFIEGALVIPEFVLEELQHIADSSDALKRNRGRRGLDILNKIQKELKVKVIITDRDFEEISEVDSKLVKLAKVMKGKVVTNDFNLNKVCELQGVSVLNINDLANAVKPVVLPGEELHVQVIKDGKENGQGVAYLDDGTMIVVEGGREYIGSMIDVIVTSVLQTSAGRMIFAKPKLLEKAL; encoded by the coding sequence GTGGTCAAACGAATAATTCAGCTGTTCTTCTTGCTGGTGGGTGCCGGCCTTGGGTATCAATTTGGTCCACGGTTTCTTTCTTTTCTAGAATCATACGCGCACATGGGCAGTATTCCTGGAACAGAATATATTGGTGCGGTACTAGGAGCCGTTTTGTTTGCTGTACTTATGTCATGGCCAACGGAGTATATTGTCCGTACGATTAAACGCAGCGAAGAAACATTGATCAAGTTGCCGATTACGGACGTTTTATTTGGAGCTATGGGGCTAATTATTGGACTTATTGTTGCTTTTTTACTTTTTCTCCCTATTAATAGCATACCGATTCCGATTGTCGCTAAATTACTTCCGCTACTGGTGTCTGTTTTATGCGGCTATATCGGGTTTCAGGTCGGTCTGCGCAAACGAGATGAGATTATGTCTGTATTCTCAAGCAACCGTTCAAAAGGTGAGAAGAAAAAAGATGAGAAGCAAGAATCCGATGGAACGGAATATAAAATTTTGGATACAAGCGTAATCATTGATGGGCGTATTGCAGACATTTGCAAAACTGGATTCATTGAAGGTGCGCTTGTTATTCCAGAGTTTGTTCTGGAAGAACTGCAGCATATCGCAGATTCATCTGATGCACTTAAACGCAACCGTGGGCGTCGCGGATTAGACATTTTGAACAAAATCCAGAAAGAGCTTAAAGTGAAGGTTATTATTACGGACCGGGATTTTGAAGAGATTAGTGAGGTAGATAGCAAGCTTGTTAAGCTGGCTAAAGTAATGAAAGGTAAAGTTGTGACCAACGACTTTAATCTCAATAAAGTATGTGAACTCCAGGGTGTTTCTGTCCTGAATATTAATGACCTTGCCAATGCGGTGAAGCCGGTTGTTCTTCCGGGTGAAGAACTTCATGTGCAGGTCATTAAAGATGGAAAAGAGAACGGGCAGGGTGTTGCCTACCTCGATGATGGTACGATGATTGTTGTGGAAGGCGGCCGGGAATATATCGGTTCTATGATTGATGTTATTGTAACGAGCGTACTCCAAACATCGGCAGGACGCATGATTTTTGCAAAGCCTAAATTGTTGGAAAAAGCGTTGTAA
- the radA gene encoding DNA repair protein RadA — translation MAKYKSKYVCQECGYESPKWMGKCPGCASWNTLVEEIIEKPKAGTAGARHGGLAAGSSKMASITTIVGEDEPRLDTNMSELNRVLGGGVVPGSLVLVGGDPGIGKSTLLLQTSQELASNGHTVLYISGEESAKQIKLRAERLGANSAQLYVLAETDLFLLEQQITQLNPAVVIMDSIQTIFHPDVTSAPGSVAQVRECTAHLMRLAKTKDIAIMIVGHVTKQGAIAGPRLLEHMVDSVLYFEGERHNTYRILRAVKNRFGSTNEIGIFEMAEKGLAEVTNPSEMFLSERSLGVAGSTVVASMEGTRPVLVEMQALVTPTGFATPRRMATGVDHNRIAMIMAVLEKRVGLLLQNQDAYVNVAGGVRLDEPAIDLAVAVSLASSFRDKQTNPYDVVIGEIGLTGEVRGVSRIEQRVKEAQKLGFKRVIIPAKNSTGWEYPTGIEIVGVHTVSEALRETLGG, via the coding sequence ATGGCTAAATATAAATCGAAATATGTATGTCAAGAGTGCGGATATGAATCGCCTAAATGGATGGGAAAATGTCCGGGCTGTGCTAGTTGGAACACACTGGTAGAAGAAATTATAGAAAAACCGAAAGCAGGAACAGCGGGTGCTCGCCATGGCGGACTTGCCGCTGGTTCATCTAAAATGGCCTCCATTACGACGATTGTTGGGGAGGACGAACCACGCCTGGATACAAATATGAGTGAATTAAACCGGGTATTGGGGGGCGGTGTTGTACCGGGATCACTTGTGCTTGTAGGAGGGGACCCTGGAATCGGCAAATCAACGCTTCTTCTACAGACGTCACAAGAGCTAGCGAGTAATGGTCACACGGTGTTGTATATCTCTGGTGAGGAGTCAGCTAAGCAAATCAAACTGCGAGCAGAACGACTTGGTGCGAATAGTGCCCAGCTGTATGTATTAGCGGAGACCGATTTGTTTTTGTTAGAGCAGCAGATCACCCAGTTGAACCCGGCTGTTGTGATTATGGATTCGATTCAAACTATTTTTCATCCAGATGTTACATCTGCACCGGGAAGTGTAGCACAGGTGCGCGAGTGTACGGCTCACCTAATGCGCCTGGCAAAAACAAAGGATATCGCCATTATGATCGTCGGCCACGTTACGAAGCAGGGAGCGATTGCAGGACCGCGCCTATTAGAGCACATGGTAGACTCTGTTCTGTATTTTGAAGGGGAGCGTCACAATACATACCGTATTCTGCGTGCGGTGAAAAACCGCTTCGGATCGACGAATGAGATCGGTATTTTTGAGATGGCGGAAAAAGGATTGGCGGAAGTAACCAATCCATCTGAAATGTTTTTATCGGAGCGCTCACTAGGTGTAGCAGGTTCAACGGTTGTTGCTAGTATGGAAGGCACGCGCCCTGTTCTTGTCGAGATGCAGGCGCTCGTTACACCGACCGGTTTTGCTACTCCACGTCGCATGGCCACCGGAGTTGACCACAATCGCATTGCGATGATCATGGCGGTTCTTGAGAAGCGTGTCGGGCTGCTGCTTCAAAACCAGGATGCCTATGTAAATGTTGCGGGTGGCGTGCGCCTGGATGAACCGGCGATTGACCTCGCTGTAGCCGTCAGTCTAGCATCAAGCTTTCGTGACAAGCAGACGAATCCGTATGATGTCGTAATTGGAGAAATAGGCTTGACTGGGGAAGTGCGTGGTGTCTCCCGTATTGAACAGCGGGTGAAGGAAGCGCAAAAACTAGGATTTAAACGTGTAATCATTCCCGCGAAAAATAGCACAGGTTGGGAGTATCCGACAGGCATTGAAATTGTCGGGGTGCATACTGTATCAGAAGCACTGCGGGAAACACTGGGAGGATAA
- the ispF gene encoding 2-C-methyl-D-erythritol 2,4-cyclodiphosphate synthase — protein MIRIGQGFDVHQLVEGRKLIIGGVEIPYEKGLLGHSDADVLLHTIADAVLGALGLGDIGKHFPDTDEAFKGADSQVLLRHVWKLARERGYTLGNVDATIMAQKPKMAPYIEEMCLVIANCLEADVAQVNVKATTTEKLGFTGRGEGIASMAVVLLQREGV, from the coding sequence ATGATTCGAATCGGTCAGGGGTTTGATGTACACCAGTTGGTGGAAGGGCGGAAGCTGATTATTGGCGGAGTAGAGATTCCGTATGAAAAAGGACTGCTTGGCCATTCCGACGCGGATGTGTTACTGCATACGATTGCAGATGCAGTGCTAGGAGCGCTGGGGCTTGGGGATATCGGCAAACATTTCCCAGATACAGATGAAGCATTTAAGGGTGCGGACAGTCAGGTACTGCTGCGCCATGTATGGAAACTTGCCCGGGAGCGTGGTTATACGCTCGGAAATGTCGATGCAACGATCATGGCACAGAAGCCAAAAATGGCACCGTACATTGAAGAGATGTGCCTTGTCATTGCAAATTGTCTGGAAGCCGACGTCGCACAAGTTAACGTAAAGGCGACCACAACAGAAAAGCTTGGTTTTACAGGACGAGGCGAAGGTATTGCCTCAATGGCGGTTGTCTTGCTCCAAAGAGAAGGCGTATAA
- a CDS encoding ATP-dependent Clp protease ATP-binding subunit: MMFGRFTERAQKVLALAQEEAVRLGHKNIGTEHILLGLIREGDGIAAKALQALGLGLDKIQGEVESLIGRGGEQPSNINYTPRAKKVIELSMDEARKLGHTYVGTEHILLGLIREGEGVAARVLNNLGVSLNKARQQVLQLLGSSEAMSSHQQASSNAAVNTPTLDGLARDLTAVARDGGLDPVIGRAKEIERVIQVLSRRTKNNPVLIGEPGVGKTAVAEGLAQRIINNEIPETLRNKRVMTLDMGTVVAGTKYRGEFEDRLKKIMDEIRQAGNIILFIDELHTLIGAGGAEGAIDASNILKPSLARGELQCIGATTLDEYRKYIEKDAALERRFQPIQVNEPSPEEAVQILFGLRDRYEAHHRVKITDEAISQAVHLSDRYISDRFLPDKAIDLIDEAASKVRLQSYTIPPNLKELEQKLEEVRKEKDAAVQSQEFEKAASMRDKEQKLREELDRTKNEWQEKQGQTDSEVTPEDIASVVASWTGIPVVKLKEEETERLLKMEEILHERVIGQEDAVKSISRAIRRARAGLKDPKRPIGSFIFLGPTGVGKTELARALAEALFGAEDAIIRIDMSEYMEKHSTSRLVGAPPGYVGFDEGGQLTEKVRRKPYSVVLLDEIEKAHPEVFNILLQVLEDGRLTDSKGRTVDFRNTVIIMTSNVGADMIKKNSSLGFTTPNSSKNYDDMKDRVLSELKRSFRPEFINRIDELIVFHSLEETHITEIALLMTEALRKRLKEQDIDFVLTDEAKSFLAKAGFDPAFGARPLRRAIQRHIEDRLSEELLTGNIQKGSVVKIDVKDNDLTFTTQEAGESVSN; the protein is encoded by the coding sequence ATGATGTTTGGTCGTTTTACAGAAAGAGCACAAAAAGTCCTTGCCCTTGCGCAAGAAGAAGCGGTTCGCCTGGGTCACAAAAACATCGGGACTGAACACATTCTGTTAGGTTTGATTCGTGAAGGAGACGGCATTGCTGCAAAAGCACTGCAAGCACTTGGCCTTGGACTGGATAAAATTCAGGGCGAGGTAGAATCTTTGATTGGACGTGGCGGCGAGCAGCCGAGCAATATTAATTACACACCGCGTGCGAAGAAAGTGATCGAGCTTTCGATGGATGAAGCACGCAAGCTAGGCCACACGTATGTAGGAACTGAGCATATTTTGCTTGGCCTGATTCGTGAAGGAGAAGGTGTGGCAGCCCGTGTGCTGAACAACCTTGGAGTGAGCCTGAACAAGGCGCGCCAGCAGGTTCTTCAACTGCTAGGAAGCAGTGAAGCGATGTCTTCGCATCAGCAGGCATCAAGCAATGCGGCTGTAAATACACCGACGCTTGATGGCCTGGCGCGTGACCTGACAGCAGTTGCTCGCGATGGCGGACTTGATCCGGTAATCGGTCGAGCCAAAGAAATCGAGCGCGTGATTCAAGTGCTAAGCCGTCGTACGAAGAACAATCCGGTTCTGATCGGGGAGCCGGGTGTTGGGAAAACAGCCGTTGCCGAAGGTTTGGCACAGCGTATTATTAACAATGAAATTCCCGAAACGCTCCGTAACAAGCGTGTCATGACGCTTGATATGGGAACGGTTGTTGCCGGTACAAAATATCGCGGGGAGTTTGAAGACCGTCTCAAAAAAATCATGGATGAAATCCGTCAGGCGGGTAATATCATCCTGTTTATCGATGAGCTGCACACACTGATTGGAGCAGGTGGAGCTGAAGGGGCGATTGATGCCTCTAACATTTTGAAACCATCACTTGCTCGTGGAGAGCTGCAGTGCATCGGTGCCACTACACTTGATGAATACCGAAAATATATCGAGAAAGACGCAGCACTTGAGCGCCGTTTCCAGCCGATTCAAGTAAATGAGCCATCGCCGGAAGAAGCAGTCCAGATTTTGTTCGGGCTGCGTGATCGTTATGAAGCGCATCACCGTGTAAAAATTACAGATGAAGCGATCAGCCAGGCAGTACATTTGTCAGATCGCTACATCTCGGATCGATTCTTGCCGGATAAAGCGATTGACTTAATTGATGAAGCGGCATCTAAAGTTCGCTTGCAGTCGTACACCATTCCGCCGAATCTCAAAGAGCTTGAGCAAAAGCTTGAAGAAGTTCGCAAGGAAAAAGACGCGGCTGTTCAAAGTCAGGAATTCGAAAAAGCGGCTTCCATGCGTGATAAAGAGCAGAAACTTCGTGAAGAATTAGATCGTACGAAGAACGAATGGCAGGAGAAACAGGGCCAGACTGATTCGGAAGTAACGCCGGAAGATATCGCATCTGTCGTAGCGAGCTGGACGGGTATCCCGGTTGTGAAGCTGAAAGAAGAAGAAACCGAACGCCTTCTCAAAATGGAAGAGATCCTGCATGAGCGTGTAATTGGTCAGGAAGATGCGGTGAAATCAATCTCTCGTGCGATCCGCCGTGCTCGTGCGGGCCTGAAAGATCCGAAGCGTCCGATTGGTTCCTTTATTTTCCTCGGACCGACAGGTGTTGGGAAGACCGAACTTGCTCGTGCGCTAGCAGAAGCGCTGTTTGGAGCAGAAGATGCGATTATCCGTATTGATATGTCCGAGTACATGGAGAAGCATTCTACCTCTCGCCTCGTAGGTGCACCTCCAGGATATGTCGGTTTTGACGAGGGCGGACAGCTGACAGAAAAAGTTCGTCGCAAGCCATATTCGGTTGTGTTGCTTGACGAGATCGAAAAAGCGCATCCAGAAGTGTTCAATATTTTGCTTCAAGTACTGGAAGATGGCCGTTTAACTGATTCGAAAGGACGCACGGTTGACTTCCGCAATACAGTCATTATTATGACATCGAACGTCGGAGCCGATATGATTAAGAAGAACTCTTCACTTGGCTTTACGACGCCGAACAGTTCGAAAAACTATGATGATATGAAAGATCGTGTTCTTAGTGAGTTGAAGCGTAGTTTCCGTCCAGAGTTTATTAACCGGATTGATGAGCTGATCGTGTTCCACTCACTAGAAGAAACACACATCACAGAGATTGCGCTGCTGATGACAGAAGCGCTTCGCAAGCGATTGAAAGAGCAGGATATTGACTTTGTTCTGACAGATGAGGCGAAGAGTTTTCTTGCAAAAGCAGGGTTTGATCCGGCCTTTGGTGCACGTCCGCTTCGTCGGGCGATTCAGCGCCATATTGAAGACCGACTCTCGGAAGAATTGCTTACGGGCAACATTCAGAAAGGTAGTGTTGTGAAGATTGATGTGAAGGATAATGACTTGACCTTCACCACACAGGAAGCTGGGGAATCGGTGTCGAACTAG
- the pssA gene encoding CDP-diacylglycerol--serine O-phosphatidyltransferase translates to MIAKAIPNMFTIGNLFLGVVAMLFAFQGDPQYMNYAAIMVIVGMVLDGLDGRLARMLNAQSEFGKELDSLSDIVTFGVAPALIMYVVILQDMGWIGIVLTGLFPACGALRLARFNSATGGNTGYFVGLPITAAGGVLATMALYHNAFPPIYLALSMFGLAYLMISNIKYPNFKKVGIPRSAFWVTPIIVGAVAVTAWRFPQQFPMVIFVPLVLYALYGVKKSIDRMVRKRRHQESEEEMFHS, encoded by the coding sequence ATGATAGCCAAGGCAATTCCGAACATGTTTACAATCGGTAATTTGTTTTTGGGCGTTGTGGCGATGTTGTTTGCTTTTCAAGGGGACCCTCAGTACATGAACTATGCGGCGATTATGGTTATTGTCGGGATGGTGCTCGATGGACTAGATGGTCGCCTGGCACGCATGTTGAATGCGCAGAGTGAATTTGGCAAAGAACTTGACTCATTGTCTGATATTGTGACTTTTGGCGTTGCACCCGCGCTTATTATGTATGTAGTGATTTTGCAGGATATGGGATGGATTGGTATTGTGCTGACCGGACTTTTTCCGGCGTGCGGAGCACTGCGTCTTGCACGTTTCAACTCGGCAACAGGTGGAAATACCGGTTATTTTGTGGGGCTGCCCATCACGGCAGCAGGTGGTGTGCTAGCGACTATGGCGCTGTACCATAATGCATTTCCACCGATTTATTTGGCGCTTAGCATGTTTGGTTTAGCATATCTGATGATTAGTAATATTAAATATCCAAACTTCAAGAAAGTGGGTATTCCACGTTCTGCTTTTTGGGTGACACCCATTATTGTTGGTGCTGTAGCGGTGACAGCCTGGAGGTTCCCGCAGCAGTTTCCTATGGTAATTTTCGTCCCACTTGTGCTTTATGCTTTGTATGGCGTGAAGAAGAGCATAGATCGCATGGTGCGTAAACGCCGTCATCAAGAATCAGAGGAAGAAATGTTTCATTCTTGA
- the ispD gene encoding 2-C-methyl-D-erythritol 4-phosphate cytidylyltransferase has protein sequence MVGVVIAAAGQGKRMGGTIKKQFIELAGKPVLLHTLDLFTSRADIADIVVVTSAEDVAQTREMLVAYPGVRVVAGGAERQHSVYEGLCALRACEYVLIHDGARPFVSQAALDAVIQAVRKRGPAILAVPVKDTIKRADEAGQVVDTPPRKSLWAVQTPQAFLLSTILTAHERARGEGFIGTDDASLVERVGQAVYVVEGEYTNIKLTTPEDLIMGEAILRQRKEKES, from the coding sequence ATGGTAGGTGTAGTGATTGCAGCAGCCGGACAGGGCAAGCGTATGGGTGGGACCATTAAGAAGCAGTTTATTGAGCTAGCCGGGAAACCGGTTTTGCTTCATACGCTTGACTTGTTTACATCCCGTGCGGATATCGCGGATATTGTAGTTGTCACATCAGCCGAAGATGTAGCTCAAACTCGTGAGATGCTTGTCGCGTATCCGGGTGTGCGTGTTGTAGCTGGTGGAGCAGAGCGTCAGCACAGTGTGTATGAAGGATTGTGTGCGCTGCGGGCATGTGAATATGTGCTTATTCATGATGGTGCTCGCCCGTTTGTATCACAGGCAGCACTTGATGCGGTCATACAGGCTGTGCGTAAACGCGGCCCAGCTATCCTTGCGGTGCCTGTGAAAGATACGATTAAGCGTGCAGACGAAGCGGGGCAGGTGGTAGATACACCACCGAGAAAAAGCTTGTGGGCCGTTCAAACCCCGCAAGCTTTTCTTCTTTCCACGATTCTTACTGCCCATGAAAGAGCACGTGGGGAAGGATTTATCGGAACAGACGATGCTTCGTTAGTCGAACGAGTAGGACAGGCTGTGTATGTAGTAGAAGGAGAGTATACAAATATTAAATTAACGACACCGGAAGATCTGATTATGGGAGAAGCGATTTTGCGGCAGAGGAAGGAGAAAGAGTCATGA
- the disA gene encoding DNA integrity scanning diadenylate cyclase DisA produces MAADNKREQFISEVLRFVSPGAPLRDGLENVLRAKTGALIVIGHTPAIRDIVDGGFSINCDLTSAHLYELAKMDGAIIVSDDVKKILYANTQLIPDSSIPSTETGTRHRTAERVARQTGQLVISISQRRNVITLYRGPYRYALKDIGVILTKANQAIQTLEKYKSVLDQALTNLGALEFEELVTLHEVALVVQRIEMVMRIKTEILKYINELGTEGRLISMQMEELVSKIEDDAYLLIKDYCRLGEEVDPDDVLNQLHKLSADDLLEPINVLKVLGYSPVPNLHDEPVFPRGYRILSKIPRLPASIVANLIEEFAGLPQVMMATIEELDEVEGIGEVRARAIKEGLKRIQEQVFIDRHI; encoded by the coding sequence ATGGCAGCAGACAACAAACGTGAACAGTTTATAAGTGAAGTTCTACGCTTCGTTTCTCCTGGAGCACCATTGCGAGACGGGTTAGAGAATGTTTTGCGAGCGAAAACGGGAGCCCTTATTGTAATTGGCCATACACCAGCTATCCGGGATATTGTAGATGGAGGATTCTCCATTAACTGTGATTTAACATCGGCACACTTATATGAGCTCGCTAAAATGGATGGAGCTATTATTGTAAGTGATGATGTGAAAAAAATTCTATATGCAAATACGCAGCTCATTCCCGATTCATCTATCCCGTCTACGGAGACCGGAACCCGCCATCGTACAGCGGAGCGGGTCGCGAGACAAACTGGACAGCTAGTTATCTCGATTTCGCAGCGTCGGAATGTTATTACGTTGTACCGTGGACCGTATCGGTATGCGCTTAAAGATATTGGAGTTATCTTGACCAAGGCAAATCAGGCTATTCAAACACTCGAAAAATATAAGTCTGTATTGGATCAGGCACTGACGAATCTTGGTGCGCTCGAGTTTGAAGAACTCGTTACTTTGCATGAAGTCGCACTTGTTGTACAACGCATTGAGATGGTGATGCGAATAAAAACCGAAATTCTCAAATATATTAATGAATTAGGAACGGAAGGCCGTCTGATCAGTATGCAGATGGAAGAACTTGTATCCAAAATTGAAGACGATGCTTATTTACTCATAAAGGACTATTGTCGTTTAGGAGAAGAGGTAGACCCGGATGATGTGCTTAATCAGCTGCACAAGTTATCGGCTGATGATCTGCTTGAGCCGATTAATGTCCTCAAAGTACTTGGGTACTCACCGGTGCCTAATCTTCATGATGAACCTGTATTCCCGCGCGGGTATCGTATTTTGAGCAAGATTCCACGGCTGCCAGCATCTATTGTGGCCAACTTGATTGAAGAATTCGCTGGTTTGCCGCAGGTGATGATGGCAACGATTGAAGAACTTGATGAGGTAGAAGGAATTGGAGAGGTACGGGCACGTGCCATTAAGGAAGGACTCAAACGGATTCAGGAGCAAGTATTTATTGACAGGCATATTTAG
- a CDS encoding CarD family transcriptional regulator, with protein MFQIGDKIVYPMHGAGVIEAIEEKEILGEKQQYYIMKMPVGNMQVMIPMGKVSNLGIREVIDMPALEHVLQILRTDEIDVSTNWNRRFRKNMEKMRTGDIYEVADVVRDLMRRDREKGLSTGERKMLDNARQILLSELVLVKDIDEEQATTLLEQVMNS; from the coding sequence TTGTTTCAAATTGGCGACAAAATTGTTTATCCGATGCACGGTGCAGGTGTTATTGAAGCCATTGAAGAGAAAGAAATCCTAGGAGAAAAGCAGCAGTATTATATCATGAAGATGCCTGTAGGGAATATGCAGGTCATGATCCCGATGGGGAAGGTATCGAATCTTGGTATTCGTGAAGTCATCGACATGCCAGCTTTGGAACATGTTCTTCAGATTCTGCGAACTGATGAGATAGATGTATCCACGAACTGGAACCGCAGATTCCGCAAGAACATGGAAAAGATGCGTACAGGTGACATCTATGAAGTAGCGGATGTAGTTCGTGATTTGATGCGCCGTGACAGGGAGAAGGGGCTTTCGACCGGCGAGCGCAAAATGCTGGATAATGCCCGGCAGATTTTGCTCAGTGAACTCGTGCTTGTCAAGGATATTGATGAAGAACAGGCGACAACCTTACTTGAGCAGGTTATGAATAGTTAG
- the gltX gene encoding glutamate--tRNA ligase: MSKKVRVRFAPSPTGHLHIGGARSALFNYLFARHHGGDFIVRIEDTDRKRNVESAEEKLIESLRWFGTEWDEGIDKDGGVGPYRCMDRLDIYTKYLNQLVEEGKAYPCYCNEDELTAEREAMVEKGETPHYSGKCRHLTPEQIEAYKAEGRPSSIRFHVPADHEYVVRDRIRGVVTFDSNGMGDFVIARPDGIPTYNFAVAVDDHLMGITHVIRGEEHLSNTPRQLAVYEAFGFETPEFAHVALILNPNHKKMSKRDESIIQFMEQYRHLGYLPEALMNFLVLLGWSPEGEEEIFTKEQMIEQFSLERVSKSPSVFDIHKLNWMNNHYIKQTPTSRMVELCIPHMQQAGQLPEEITAEQREWVERLVALHQEKLNYAAEIVEYAALFFTEEVSYNEEAKEVLSGEQVLDVMNAFLNEIMAAEDYSADAVKAALKAVQKTTGQKGKNLFMPVRVATTGLMHGSDLNESLYLLGRDKVAARVRNLTENYDSITN; encoded by the coding sequence ATGTCGAAAAAAGTCCGGGTGCGTTTTGCGCCAAGCCCGACAGGACATTTACATATCGGCGGCGCTCGTTCAGCGCTGTTTAATTATTTATTCGCTCGTCATCATGGCGGGGATTTTATTGTGCGTATCGAGGATACAGACCGGAAGCGTAATGTAGAGAGTGCAGAAGAGAAGCTGATCGAAAGCTTGCGTTGGTTCGGTACGGAGTGGGATGAAGGCATCGATAAAGATGGCGGTGTAGGACCGTACCGTTGTATGGATCGCCTGGACATTTATACGAAATATTTGAACCAGCTTGTGGAAGAAGGCAAAGCGTATCCTTGCTACTGTAATGAGGACGAGCTTACGGCAGAGCGTGAAGCGATGGTCGAAAAAGGGGAAACTCCGCATTACAGCGGCAAATGTCGCCATCTTACACCGGAACAGATCGAAGCGTATAAAGCGGAAGGTCGCCCATCTTCGATTCGTTTTCATGTGCCGGCTGATCATGAGTATGTGGTACGTGACCGGATTCGCGGTGTTGTAACATTTGATTCGAACGGTATGGGTGACTTTGTCATCGCTCGCCCGGATGGAATCCCAACATACAACTTTGCGGTTGCAGTAGACGATCATCTGATGGGGATTACGCATGTAATTCGTGGTGAGGAACACCTGTCTAATACGCCGCGTCAGTTGGCTGTATATGAAGCATTTGGATTTGAAACGCCGGAATTTGCGCATGTAGCGCTTATTCTTAACCCGAATCATAAGAAGATGAGCAAGCGTGACGAATCCATCATCCAATTCATGGAGCAATATCGTCACTTGGGCTATTTGCCAGAAGCGTTAATGAACTTCCTTGTTCTTCTTGGTTGGTCGCCGGAAGGGGAAGAAGAGATTTTCACGAAAGAGCAGATGATTGAGCAATTTTCACTGGAGCGTGTTTCCAAGTCACCGTCTGTATTTGATATTCATAAATTAAATTGGATGAACAATCATTACATTAAACAGACACCGACTTCCCGCATGGTGGAGCTCTGTATTCCGCATATGCAGCAAGCGGGCCAACTTCCAGAAGAGATTACCGCAGAACAGCGTGAATGGGTAGAACGTCTGGTTGCTCTTCATCAAGAGAAACTCAACTATGCGGCTGAGATTGTAGAATATGCAGCTCTTTTCTTCACAGAGGAAGTTTCTTATAATGAGGAAGCGAAAGAAGTATTATCAGGTGAGCAAGTACTTGATGTTATGAACGCTTTCCTGAATGAAATCATGGCAGCAGAAGACTATTCTGCAGATGCTGTGAAAGCGGCATTGAAGGCTGTTCAGAAAACAACAGGGCAGAAAGGCAAAAACCTGTTTATGCCAGTTCGAGTTGCAACGACAGGCTTGATGCACGGTTCTGATTTGAATGAATCGTTATACCTGCTCGGTCGCGATAAAGTAGCGGCACGCGTACGTAATCTGACTGAAAACTATGATTCCATCACAAACTAA